A genomic stretch from Caldalkalibacillus salinus includes:
- a CDS encoding type II toxin-antitoxin system death-on-curing family toxin, translating into MRYVTIEEVITINKFVIKNYSPNEPIGVQSQELLESAVYRPQQTLFEQDAYPDIFQKAAALFESLVKNHPFLNANKRTAVLAMTQFLSYNGYVFKMATQKEIEDFTVDVANRNLSFEEITGVIKRSSKNEDER; encoded by the coding sequence ATGCGTTATGTCACCATTGAGGAAGTAATCACCATTAACAAATTTGTTATTAAAAATTATTCACCTAATGAACCTATTGGAGTTCAATCACAGGAGTTACTGGAATCGGCGGTGTACCGACCACAGCAAACGTTGTTTGAGCAAGATGCGTATCCGGATATATTTCAAAAGGCAGCTGCCTTATTTGAATCTTTAGTCAAAAACCACCCTTTTCTAAACGCAAATAAACGGACGGCTGTTCTAGCTATGACACAGTTCTTATCATATAATGGGTATGTTTTTAAAATGGCAACTCAAAAAGAGATAGAGGATTTTACAGTCGATGTCGCTAACAGAAATTTGTCGTTTGAGGAAATCACAGGTGTAATTAAGAGGTCATCTAAAAATGAGGATGAAAGGTGA
- a CDS encoding Na+/H+ antiporter family protein, with translation MNAVLMAVVVMLGLSLARVHVVIALIIGAVVGGLFGGLGLSETLNTFTSGLGASANIALSYALLGAFAFAVSKTGLPQLFVKMCTKLVGREGETKQSTYTKVLLLLILLIMACFSQNVIPVHIAFIPILVPPLLKVLNLLELDRRVVACILTFGLVTAYMWLPFGYGLIFHDIIASNIGGNGVSVDMAFVPRAMVLPALGMLIGLLVAVFVTYRKPRQYQEAKLGNDEASQSEKSYTGRSIGFAFAAIMLALFTQVYTDSMVFGALSGILLLYFSGAFSFRESDEVLTNGMKMMTFIGFVMISAAGFAEVLRETGDIDALVQHGVQLVGHNQFLAALLMLLIGLLVTIGIGSSFSTIPILATIFVPFAMELGFSHMAIIALIGTAGALGDAGSPASDSTLGPTAGLNADKQHDHIWDTCVPTFIHYNIPLIIFGLIAAMVL, from the coding sequence ATGAATGCAGTATTAATGGCCGTAGTGGTCATGCTAGGCTTAAGTTTGGCTCGTGTACATGTTGTGATTGCACTCATTATCGGTGCCGTCGTCGGAGGTTTATTTGGAGGATTGGGGCTTAGCGAAACGTTAAACACGTTCACATCGGGACTAGGCGCAAGTGCCAATATTGCACTGAGTTATGCTCTGTTGGGCGCTTTTGCTTTTGCCGTATCCAAAACTGGACTTCCTCAACTCTTTGTTAAGATGTGCACGAAGTTAGTGGGGCGGGAAGGAGAAACGAAACAAAGTACGTATACAAAGGTCTTATTGCTTCTTATTCTATTGATTATGGCTTGTTTCTCTCAGAACGTGATTCCTGTTCATATCGCTTTTATTCCGATTTTAGTTCCGCCGTTACTTAAGGTGCTTAACCTACTAGAATTAGATAGACGTGTTGTGGCTTGTATTCTCACATTTGGATTGGTCACGGCTTACATGTGGTTACCCTTCGGTTACGGGTTGATCTTCCATGATATCATTGCCAGTAATATAGGGGGTAATGGGGTCAGTGTTGATATGGCATTCGTTCCTCGTGCGATGGTCCTTCCAGCGTTAGGAATGCTAATAGGGTTATTAGTGGCTGTTTTTGTTACTTACCGCAAGCCACGCCAGTACCAAGAAGCCAAGCTTGGTAACGATGAGGCATCACAATCTGAAAAATCCTATACGGGGCGTTCTATTGGTTTTGCCTTTGCAGCCATTATGCTGGCGCTGTTCACCCAGGTCTATACGGATTCAATGGTCTTTGGCGCTTTAAGTGGGATTCTGTTGTTATACTTTAGCGGGGCATTTAGTTTCCGTGAATCTGATGAAGTCCTGACAAATGGGATGAAAATGATGACCTTTATCGGATTTGTAATGATTTCCGCAGCCGGTTTTGCTGAGGTGTTGCGAGAAACAGGGGACATTGATGCACTTGTGCAGCATGGTGTACAGCTCGTCGGTCACAATCAATTCCTTGCTGCATTGCTCATGCTTCTCATTGGCTTGCTTGTCACGATCGGGATCGGCTCTTCATTCTCAACGATTCCTATTTTAGCCACCATTTTTGTTCCGTTTGCTATGGAATTAGGGTTTAGTCACATGGCGATCATTGCCCTCATTGGCACGGCGGGTGCCCTTGGTGATGCTGGTTCCCCGGCATCTGATAGTACCCTGGGACCGACCGCGGGTCTAAATGCTGATAAGCAGCATGATCATATCTGGGACACGTGTGTGCCAACGTTTATCCATTATAATATACCGTTGATTATTTTCGGGTTGATTGCGGCGATGGTGTTATAG
- a CDS encoding D-alanine--D-alanine ligase, protein MSEKCTLGMIYGGKSSEHEVSLLTAFSVMEAVDYNKYDVLPIYIQLDGTWVRGQRYTSKPSSLQEVRLKAGETVSLFDLKQDIDVAFPVIHGPYGEDGTLQGLLEMIDVPYVGSGVLGSSLGMDKVMMKHMFAHFDLPQCKYLSFTRHEIKTNEAQVTNEVEETLGFPCFVKPVNLGSSVGISKAKDKTALVKALQEAAKYDRKVIVEEMLVGREVEVGLLGNDEPLTSVVGEIRSVNEFYDYSAKYKNIGTELDIPADLPEDVVQRIQSVAKKAYQVLECSGLSRADFFYNEDQDQVWINEVNTMPGFTPYSMYPMLFKSTGISYPELIEKLISLGLERYEERKQNQVEAESLE, encoded by the coding sequence GTGAGTGAGAAGTGCACCTTAGGTATGATTTATGGTGGAAAATCAAGTGAGCATGAAGTCTCTTTATTAACCGCTTTTTCTGTAATGGAAGCTGTCGATTACAATAAATACGATGTCTTACCTATATACATTCAACTGGACGGTACATGGGTGAGAGGACAACGTTACACTTCCAAGCCGTCTTCTTTACAGGAAGTGAGACTGAAAGCAGGGGAGACGGTGTCTTTATTTGACCTCAAACAGGATATAGATGTTGCTTTTCCTGTTATCCACGGTCCTTATGGTGAAGATGGGACGTTACAGGGGCTTCTTGAGATGATCGATGTGCCCTATGTCGGCTCAGGCGTTCTCGGGTCCTCGCTCGGGATGGATAAAGTGATGATGAAGCACATGTTTGCTCATTTTGACTTACCACAGTGTAAGTACTTGTCTTTCACGCGTCATGAGATCAAAACAAATGAAGCACAAGTCACCAATGAAGTGGAGGAAACATTAGGATTTCCTTGTTTCGTCAAACCTGTTAACCTAGGTTCAAGTGTGGGAATATCCAAGGCCAAAGACAAAACGGCATTAGTGAAAGCTTTACAAGAGGCAGCGAAGTATGATCGCAAAGTGATTGTCGAGGAAATGCTAGTCGGACGTGAAGTAGAGGTTGGCCTACTTGGGAACGATGAACCGCTGACATCTGTGGTGGGTGAGATCCGTTCTGTTAATGAGTTTTATGATTACTCAGCGAAATATAAAAATATCGGGACCGAGCTAGACATTCCCGCAGATCTTCCGGAAGATGTCGTCCAGCGGATTCAGAGCGTGGCTAAAAAAGCGTATCAGGTTTTAGAATGTTCCGGGCTGTCCCGAGCCGATTTCTTTTATAATGAAGACCAGGATCAGGTTTGGATTAACGAAGTGAATACGATGCCTGGTTTCACACCTTATAGTATGTATCCAATGCTCTTCAAATCGACTGGCATTTCTTATCCTGAACTTATAGAGAAACTGATCTCGTTAGGTTTAGAACGATACGAGGAGCGGAAACAGAATCAGGTAGAAGCGGAAAGTCTAGAGTAA
- a CDS encoding UDP-N-acetylmuramoyl-tripeptide--D-alanyl-D-alanine ligase, protein MFTINEILSITDGELVQGDDTQMIGSVHFDTRKLCSDGLFIALTSGVRDGHTFLKDAADQGAAAALISTTDVIKPQEVKSLGLIRVADTEKAFQQLAAAYRATLDIPVVAITGSNGKTTTKDMMAHVLSHKKKVFKTKGNYNNHLGVPLSLLDISKQDEAAVLELGMNHAGEIDFLAHLAQPHIGVLTNIGDAHIEFFGTKDKIAEAKGELLPHISLKGFALLNLDDSYVCSQAERYQGDKVYYSIEKKADIYATNIAYHEHGTSFHLHIGEKAIAAFIPTFGHYNVANVLPAAYVAYKLGYTLKDITEALLTLTISDMRFQTIKGKNGSILINDAYNASPTSMKASVETFANIYPDRQKVVVLGDIFELGENAEQLHADVGHAIKDNDVKVITVGDLSKHISDVCQGTHVHSKEEALNSLQSYLSPEYALLFKGSRGMKLEAIVDQVKAEETEG, encoded by the coding sequence ATGTTTACAATAAATGAAATTTTATCTATAACGGACGGCGAGCTTGTGCAAGGCGATGATACGCAAATGATCGGTTCAGTTCATTTCGACACACGCAAACTGTGTTCAGACGGACTTTTTATCGCGTTAACGTCAGGGGTTCGGGACGGGCATACCTTTTTAAAAGATGCTGCGGACCAGGGTGCCGCTGCGGCCCTCATATCAACGACAGATGTGATAAAACCGCAAGAGGTGAAATCCTTAGGGCTCATTCGTGTGGCAGATACAGAGAAAGCATTTCAACAGTTGGCTGCCGCATATCGTGCCACTTTAGATATTCCCGTTGTCGCTATCACGGGTAGTAACGGAAAAACGACCACGAAGGACATGATGGCACACGTACTGTCCCATAAGAAAAAGGTTTTTAAGACAAAAGGGAATTATAATAATCATCTCGGCGTCCCACTCTCCCTTTTGGACATCAGTAAGCAAGATGAGGCTGCTGTACTTGAACTAGGGATGAATCATGCCGGAGAAATTGACTTTTTAGCTCATTTGGCCCAGCCTCATATTGGTGTGCTTACTAACATTGGCGACGCTCATATTGAGTTTTTTGGTACGAAGGACAAAATTGCTGAAGCCAAAGGTGAATTATTGCCTCATATCTCACTAAAAGGATTCGCTTTGCTAAACTTAGATGATTCTTACGTTTGTTCTCAGGCTGAACGCTATCAAGGAGATAAAGTGTATTACAGTATTGAAAAGAAAGCAGATATATACGCAACGAACATTGCTTATCATGAGCATGGTACTTCCTTTCACTTACATATTGGCGAAAAAGCAATAGCAGCGTTTATCCCAACATTTGGTCATTACAATGTGGCTAACGTTTTACCTGCAGCCTACGTCGCTTATAAGCTCGGATACACGTTAAAAGATATAACGGAAGCATTGCTCACATTAACGATCTCTGACATGCGATTCCAGACGATCAAAGGGAAAAACGGCAGCATCCTTATCAATGACGCCTATAATGCGAGTCCAACGTCTATGAAAGCATCCGTTGAAACGTTCGCTAACATTTATCCTGACCGGCAAAAGGTGGTCGTTCTAGGTGATATCTTTGAGTTAGGTGAGAACGCTGAACAGTTACATGCTGACGTCGGTCACGCGATTAAGGATAATGATGTCAAAGTTATAACGGTTGGAGATCTTTCTAAACATATCTCCGACGTCTGCCAAGGCACACATGTTCATTCGAAAGAGGAAGCGCTCAATAGCCTTCAATCGTATCTATCACCAGAGTATGCCCTCCTTTTTAAAGGCTCTCGTGGAATGAAACTTGAAGCTATCGTCGATCAAGTCAAAGCGGAGGAAACTGAAGGTTAA
- a CDS encoding glycerol-3-phosphate acyltransferase, with protein sequence MTFFLFCVIAYIIGSIPVGKIVAKYKGIDIQEKGTGNIGASNTYLVLGKKAGMFVLISDVGKAFFMMQLSLYMLPIGQAIVSGMFLLMGNLRSMFLKFSGGKGVATVLGIFLATEPIAALVCVAFWGVTTIFIKYISLMSIVGSLAVPFTYYRYDHDLFTAGCAFLMCVLVLLKHKTHFQLKTRGTEVQKA encoded by the coding sequence ATGACATTTTTCCTGTTTTGTGTGATTGCCTACATCATAGGGTCTATCCCTGTAGGAAAAATTGTTGCTAAATATAAGGGGATCGATATTCAGGAAAAAGGAACTGGCAATATTGGTGCAAGTAACACATATTTAGTGCTAGGTAAAAAAGCGGGTATGTTTGTCCTTATTTCCGATGTTGGTAAAGCTTTTTTTATGATGCAATTGTCATTGTACATGTTACCCATAGGTCAAGCCATCGTATCCGGTATGTTTTTATTAATGGGCAATTTAAGATCAATGTTTCTAAAATTTTCAGGTGGAAAAGGCGTGGCAACAGTACTCGGTATATTTCTAGCAACTGAACCTATTGCAGCATTAGTCTGCGTCGCTTTTTGGGGTGTCACAACCATCTTTATCAAATACATATCTCTCATGAGTATTGTCGGTTCTCTAGCTGTTCCCTTTACTTACTATCGCTATGATCACGATCTATTCACAGCTGGATGTGCGTTTTTGATGTGCGTCCTTGTACTATTAAAACATAAAACGCATTTTCAATTAAAAACAAGGGGGACTGAGGTTCAGAAAGCGTAA
- a CDS encoding sporulation histidine kinase inhibitor Sda codes for MKRLTDAELVEAYMRAKELNCSPDFIDLLFEEIERRNIEQTKYELRSVQLKLSNS; via the coding sequence ATGAAACGTTTAACAGATGCAGAACTTGTTGAAGCGTACATGAGAGCTAAAGAACTCAATTGCTCCCCAGACTTTATCGATTTACTTTTTGAAGAAATCGAGAGAAGAAATATAGAGCAGACCAAATACGAGTTACGTTCTGTCCAACTAAAATTGTCGAATTCCTAA
- a CDS encoding DUF378 domain-containing protein, whose translation MDRLALLLVVIGAINWGLIGLFQFDLVATLFGGQDSWLSRIIYSLVGLAGLYSISLLFREREKAGA comes from the coding sequence ATGGATCGTTTGGCTCTACTGCTCGTTGTCATCGGAGCTATCAACTGGGGTCTTATCGGCTTATTCCAATTTGACCTTGTCGCAACGCTGTTTGGCGGTCAAGATAGCTGGTTAAGCCGCATTATCTATTCCCTAGTCGGACTTGCAGGTTTATATAGCATTTCACTTCTATTCAGAGAACGTGAAAAGGCAGGAGCGTAA
- a CDS encoding HAMP domain-containing methyl-accepting chemotaxis protein, producing the protein MTIKNKIRMGVLFSVVGLLVIGGITFFIVSQLNGMDEKMDRIHHAHNLGTEIVGSMHEARLNELNFISNNEIDRVEEVEEHVQLMQDKAQDLKNMTDNSVIGVKAESLESSTNSYLNEFSRLVEYSKEIGLSSSQGLTGQMVQNATAFQLLARDANQISVLNEMTSLRNIEKDFINRPRQDLVEDFNTQADTLESAVQSSGGLSQQQAETLSRNLENYRESFLQVSELTFSQHELISKFTDITSVMEADVAAISTELSKEMDAIGASKVRLTATLYVILFVTIGSILAALLIGGFWIQRSIIKSVHTLQDGAKIIGSGNLGFRVHLRTDDEMGDLASTFNEMADQVQRSFREVQRVARDLSSSSETLAAVSEETTAQTHEVNNAIEQVSTGAQSQTEDLERGIKMLGQMVTKLEDVNQSTQKISEQAQMTSSKGNQGLGVMTELDQTSNEFIRLANNLISNVKDVAQSSQKISDIVEAIDEISNSTDLIALNAAIESSRAGEAGKGFAIVAGDVRELAEKTKEETTNIYNVLKEIGVKINSLSSEAETLTSYSSKQGEAVKLTRSSFDDIVNQVQQIEEQVDHVQKSVSLLNHSSQEINSAMQDISAISEESAASAEEVAASSENHLKAIEEVNNAAIQLQDISQLLLREVNKFNLGHERKQQVYTSTMAHRKAQKADKQRGQHSDKSSKTNNDKQADTGASAMSSDQDQKALTDHPSGDMPSDDKRSVEDPSVLTENEKLNKDQSSLEITQEHGQEHHFQENLDKDSSPEQKVAMRTDSEESDTPDTHEGLTQKLEHEREVAKDEPQVQQQDKPQPTLFGQQRRSQEKHDLYQVTTDRDQEQGQPQSQDESQEDHNQPKIKDPFSQLSPTQQQQDSLDNHTEQKSVQEKEVEPRKQTVEETFGRRSTQKKKGSSLMERIKKREQEQASESVASTQDIYKDSDHDQTKEPDHKTDARDQTTSGYSADDSETGRSHSFKQNLRNIRRD; encoded by the coding sequence ATGACTATAAAAAACAAAATACGCATGGGAGTACTATTTTCCGTCGTTGGATTACTCGTAATTGGAGGCATTACTTTTTTTATCGTCTCACAATTAAATGGCATGGATGAGAAAATGGATCGCATCCACCACGCACATAATCTCGGAACAGAGATTGTGGGGTCCATGCATGAAGCAAGGCTTAATGAATTGAACTTTATTTCTAATAATGAGATTGATCGAGTTGAAGAGGTTGAAGAGCACGTCCAACTCATGCAAGACAAAGCTCAAGACTTAAAGAACATGACGGATAACTCTGTCATCGGGGTTAAAGCAGAATCGTTAGAGAGTTCAACAAACAGTTATTTAAATGAGTTCAGCCGTCTAGTCGAGTACAGCAAAGAGATAGGGCTTAGCTCGTCCCAAGGGCTCACCGGACAGATGGTCCAAAATGCTACAGCGTTCCAATTGCTTGCACGCGATGCTAATCAAATCAGTGTTTTAAATGAGATGACCAGTCTCCGTAATATCGAAAAAGACTTCATTAATCGCCCAAGACAAGATCTTGTAGAGGATTTTAACACTCAGGCTGATACGCTTGAGTCAGCTGTTCAGTCGAGTGGCGGATTATCACAGCAACAAGCTGAAACTTTGAGTAGAAACCTTGAAAATTACAGAGAATCATTTCTGCAGGTCTCTGAATTAACCTTCTCTCAACACGAACTGATTAGCAAGTTTACAGACATTACAAGCGTGATGGAAGCTGATGTCGCAGCCATCTCAACTGAGCTTAGCAAAGAAATGGATGCCATCGGAGCGAGTAAAGTGAGACTAACAGCCACCCTCTATGTTATTTTATTCGTCACAATTGGCAGTATTCTGGCCGCCCTTTTGATTGGTGGTTTTTGGATACAACGTTCCATCATTAAATCGGTACATACTTTACAAGATGGCGCTAAAATTATTGGATCTGGTAACCTGGGATTCCGTGTTCATCTGCGAACGGATGATGAGATGGGGGATCTTGCTTCTACCTTTAATGAAATGGCAGACCAAGTTCAGCGCTCTTTTAGAGAAGTTCAACGTGTGGCACGTGACCTTTCCTCTTCTTCTGAAACGTTGGCAGCCGTGTCCGAAGAAACAACAGCACAAACACACGAAGTGAACAATGCCATTGAGCAGGTATCTACAGGAGCACAGAGTCAAACAGAAGACTTAGAACGTGGTATAAAAATGTTAGGGCAAATGGTGACGAAACTAGAAGACGTTAATCAATCAACACAGAAAATATCTGAACAAGCCCAGATGACTTCAAGTAAAGGTAACCAAGGACTTGGTGTCATGACGGAGCTTGATCAAACGTCTAATGAATTCATACGTTTAGCCAACAACCTGATTTCTAACGTAAAAGACGTCGCTCAAAGCTCTCAAAAGATATCAGACATTGTGGAGGCCATCGATGAAATTTCTAACAGCACTGACCTGATCGCCTTGAATGCGGCGATAGAATCTTCTCGTGCCGGAGAAGCTGGAAAAGGTTTTGCCATCGTTGCCGGTGATGTTAGAGAACTAGCTGAGAAGACAAAAGAGGAAACCACTAACATTTACAATGTCCTAAAAGAGATTGGGGTTAAAATTAACAGCTTATCTAGTGAGGCTGAAACATTAACCTCTTATAGCTCTAAACAGGGTGAAGCCGTAAAATTAACCCGCTCCTCTTTCGATGATATTGTTAATCAGGTGCAGCAAATTGAAGAACAAGTTGATCATGTCCAAAAGTCTGTTTCTCTGTTAAATCATTCGTCTCAAGAAATTAATTCCGCTATGCAGGATATCAGTGCGATTTCTGAGGAATCCGCTGCTTCTGCTGAAGAAGTGGCCGCATCAAGTGAAAATCACTTAAAAGCCATTGAAGAGGTCAACAATGCTGCTATTCAACTACAGGACATTTCACAACTTCTGCTACGGGAAGTGAATAAGTTTAATCTGGGACACGAACGTAAGCAGCAGGTGTATACATCAACTATGGCCCATAGAAAAGCGCAGAAGGCAGATAAACAAAGAGGGCAACATTCAGATAAAAGCTCAAAGACAAATAATGATAAGCAAGCTGATACAGGGGCAAGTGCTATGTCGTCTGATCAGGATCAAAAAGCATTAACTGATCATCCTTCAGGTGATATGCCTTCTGATGATAAACGATCAGTCGAAGACCCATCAGTTCTAACTGAGAATGAAAAATTAAACAAAGACCAAAGCTCTCTAGAGATTACTCAAGAGCATGGGCAAGAACACCACTTTCAAGAAAATCTTGATAAGGACAGTAGCCCAGAACAAAAAGTCGCGATGCGAACGGACTCAGAAGAAAGCGACACCCCAGACACACATGAGGGGCTCACTCAAAAATTAGAACACGAACGCGAGGTTGCAAAAGACGAGCCTCAAGTACAACAACAAGATAAGCCACAACCTACACTGTTTGGCCAACAACGTCGTTCACAAGAAAAGCATGACTTGTATCAAGTCACAACGGATCGTGATCAAGAACAAGGTCAGCCTCAGAGTCAGGATGAGTCTCAAGAGGATCACAATCAGCCTAAGATTAAGGATCCATTCAGTCAGCTTTCGCCTACACAGCAACAACAAGATTCATTAGACAATCATACTGAACAAAAATCTGTACAGGAAAAAGAGGTTGAGCCGAGAAAGCAAACGGTAGAAGAAACCTTTGGCAGAAGATCTACTCAAAAGAAAAAAGGAAGCTCTTTAATGGAACGAATTAAGAAAAGAGAACAAGAGCAAGCTTCCGAATCCGTTGCGTCGACCCAAGACATATACAAGGATTCAGATCATGATCAAACAAAAGAGCCAGACCATAAGACGGACGCTCGTGATCAGACCACATCTGGATACAGTGCAGACGACTCAGAAACGGGTCGCTCACATTCTTTCAAACAAAATCTCAGAAACATCCGTAGAGATTAA
- the selA gene encoding L-seryl-tRNA(Sec) selenium transferase yields the protein MITNIQRQLLRQIPAVHELVHQPSLQQLIRDEGISDENLTACCQEVTEEVRQQILEGHLSENTVLLPYIIERIGEKVNSLTQTTLKSLINGTGVILHTNLGRARLSHEAQAALTEIAAHYSNLEFDLNSGERGSRHALVEDLICRLTGAEAALVCNNNASAVFLVLRELAQDKEVVVSRGELVEIGGSFRVSEIMRESGATLREIGTTNKTHLYDYERAISEETAMFLKVHTSNFVIQGFTATVPGTDLVSLAHQHQVPVFEDLGSGVLLDLRPYGIGREPTVQEVLRDGVDLVSFSGDKLLGGPQAGIIAGKKEYIQRLKKNQLMRSIRVDKFTLAALHATLKAYLDEEKAKQTIPTLRMILDQPETVKDKAVQFINTLNDPRYDCELVSLESEVGGGTMPEVKIPSWGVKICSESHRNVSHFAKTLRNSTFPVVGRIVQDAFTLDFRTIDKEEIGIVQTTLRNL from the coding sequence ATGATTACAAACATTCAACGCCAGTTATTACGTCAGATTCCAGCTGTTCATGAACTCGTTCATCAGCCATCCTTACAACAGCTCATTCGTGACGAAGGCATCAGTGATGAAAATTTAACGGCATGTTGTCAGGAAGTGACAGAAGAAGTCAGACAGCAGATACTAGAAGGTCACCTCAGCGAGAACACCGTTCTCCTTCCCTATATCATTGAACGTATTGGTGAGAAGGTGAATAGTCTAACTCAAACAACACTTAAATCACTGATAAATGGGACAGGCGTGATCCTGCATACAAACTTAGGACGTGCGCGCCTCAGCCACGAGGCCCAAGCCGCTTTAACAGAGATCGCAGCCCATTATTCCAATCTTGAATTCGATCTCAATAGCGGAGAAAGAGGTTCTCGTCACGCTCTTGTTGAGGATCTCATCTGCCGACTAACAGGAGCTGAAGCTGCTCTTGTCTGTAATAACAACGCTTCAGCTGTATTTCTAGTCCTGAGAGAGTTAGCTCAAGATAAGGAAGTGGTCGTTTCTCGGGGGGAGCTTGTTGAAATTGGCGGCTCTTTCCGTGTATCCGAAATTATGCGTGAAAGCGGGGCAACACTAAGAGAGATTGGCACGACCAACAAAACACATTTATACGATTATGAAAGAGCTATTTCAGAAGAGACAGCCATGTTTCTAAAGGTGCACACCAGCAATTTTGTAATACAAGGCTTTACAGCAACTGTACCCGGAACTGACCTCGTCTCTCTCGCACACCAACACCAGGTCCCCGTATTTGAAGACTTAGGAAGTGGTGTCCTCCTTGATTTACGACCGTATGGTATTGGTCGTGAGCCTACTGTTCAAGAAGTTTTACGTGATGGGGTCGACCTCGTCTCCTTTAGTGGAGATAAACTCTTAGGTGGTCCTCAAGCGGGTATTATTGCTGGTAAGAAGGAGTATATACAACGCTTGAAAAAAAATCAGTTGATGAGGTCTATTCGTGTAGATAAATTCACACTTGCAGCCTTGCATGCCACATTAAAAGCATATTTAGATGAAGAAAAGGCCAAGCAAACGATTCCTACACTCCGCATGATTCTAGATCAACCTGAGACAGTCAAGGATAAAGCAGTCCAATTTATAAATACGCTAAACGACCCTCGCTATGATTGCGAACTCGTCTCGCTTGAATCTGAAGTTGGTGGAGGAACCATGCCGGAAGTGAAAATACCGTCTTGGGGCGTTAAAATTTGCTCCGAAAGTCACAGAAATGTGTCACATTTTGCCAAAACGTTGCGTAATTCAACATTTCCTGTCGTTGGACGTATCGTGCAAGACGCTTTCACACTAGACTTTAGAACTATTGATAAGGAAGAAATAGGGATTGTTCAAACCACCTTGAGAAATTTGTAG
- the queF gene encoding preQ(1) synthase: MAKDTNIDHSKYADIRFDIQDKSVILEDILETIPYEYPGKDIEVSIPTSEFTSVCPWSGLPDFADINITFTPNEKLIEMKSLKYYLTSYRNVGIYQEHATQKILDDLVALCEPKHMRIEALWNSRGGLGTTVIAEYPKKDE; encoded by the coding sequence ATGGCGAAAGACACAAATATAGACCATAGTAAATACGCTGATATCCGCTTTGATATACAAGATAAGAGTGTGATTTTAGAGGATATTTTAGAAACGATTCCTTATGAGTACCCAGGGAAAGATATAGAAGTCAGTATACCGACATCTGAATTCACTTCCGTATGCCCGTGGTCTGGATTACCAGATTTTGCTGATATTAATATCACATTCACACCGAATGAGAAGCTTATAGAGATGAAATCACTGAAGTACTACTTAACTTCTTACCGAAATGTGGGCATTTATCAGGAGCACGCCACACAGAAAATACTAGATGATCTCGTTGCTTTATGTGAACCTAAGCACATGCGTATCGAAGCGTTATGGAATTCGCGTGGTGGACTAGGGACAACCGTTATAGCAGAGTACCCGAAGAAGGATGAGTAA